In Nitrospira sp. SG-bin1, the genomic stretch AGCGACACGACTGGCTTGCCTATTCAGCGGAATGGACACCAGATAGCCGAACGTATGTCGGTCGGTTTGTAAAGAAATTCTACCTGGATGAGTTACCCCAGTTTTATAGCGTCCTCATAGGTGACATGAGCATTGTCGGTCCACGCCCTCTATCGGTGTTGCATTATGAGCGGGATCGTGCGCAGGGCAATATTACACGCTTCCTCCTGCGAGGGGGCATGTTGGGATTGGGGCATGTTAATAAAGGCACACCCGAGATGGGCAAACCAATTTACGAATATGAGTATGTGGACCAATACATGAGCCGGTCTTCATTAGGCCTACTGATGTTGGATCTCTGGATCATCTGGCGCGGGATTTTGGTTATTGTCAAAGGCGGGGGACACTGACACGTCAGGAAGAAAGTCAGCTCAAGCACATCATACAGAGTTTCGAGTACAATCTCTGCTTGCTGGCATCAAAACCCCACATAGACTTGGAACGCTAACACTTACTCGAAGCATTTCGCTTCGCCCCGAACAATTCGAACCCAAGGTAAGTTAGGAACAATGAATTTGTCACCAGGTACCGCTTCCAAAGCCGCTTTGGCTCACACACCAATCGGAACAGCCACTCAAGTCCTGACTGTTGCATCCAAAGTGGCGCCCTCTTCACCGTGCCTGCATGGTAATCAAATGCCGCTCCAACTCCGATCATCACCGCCCGAACCTTTCCCCGATGCGCCGCCATCCAAAATTCTTGCTTCGGACAACCCAGACCTACGAACACGATATGGGCACCTGAACTGTTGAGGCGATCAGTCATCTCCTGCTCCTCTTCATCCGAAAGGAGCCTGAAAGGAGGTGAATGAACTCCGGCAATGGTCAGCTGTGGAAACGCGATCCTCAAGGTATTGGTCAGTCGTTCCAGCGTTTCTGATGTGCTTCCATAAAGAAATATCGATAGTCCCTTCTCCGCTGCCTGCCCGCACAGACGCCACATGAGATCTGGGCCGTTAATACGTTCCTGCCATTGAAACCCTATACTGCGCAGCACCCACACAAGCGGCATACCATCCGGCGTAGCCATATCCCCCTCGTTGATGACCCGGCGGAAGGCAGGGTTCTGCTTTGCCGTTACCACCGAATGGACATTGCAGATGGAGACATAACGCGATTGTCTTTCTCTACTCCATTGCAGAAGGGTATCGATTGCTTCTTCCCACAGGATTGCATCAATGAAGCAATCCAAAATTAGCCCCCCGGTACGCTGGCCAATCTTATCGAGCACACCGACGGCTCCGTTTCCGTTAGCGTTAACCATTCTCATGGGTTATTTTTCGAAGAACCACCTTTCCGCCGCATCATCGTTTTCAATCAACCACCATCATAACTCCACACGTAACATCTGCGACTCACAGTAAACGGCCGTGCTTCAAAGCCGTACGCATTGCCCTTGCATGTTTGGAGCCTTTTGGGCATTTCTAATTGCGTCGCTGTAGATTTCCAAAAGTTGGTCAAGATGGCGTTGTGGAGAAAACCGTTCCCGCGCCGAAACAAGCGCGTTCGCGGCCATGTTGCAAGTGTCTGCTTCCTTGTTACCAATCCGACGGAGACATTCGGTCAGCGCCTCTGCATCACCTGCTGGAAAAAGCAAACCCGTGCGACCGTGCTCGATAAGATCTGGCAACCCGCCTATGCGACTGGCAATAACCGGCGTACCCAGAGCCAACGACTCTGCTACCGAAAGAGGGAAGTTTTCATAACACTCCGAGGGTATGACCGTGCACAGCGCCTCGGCGATAAGACGTCGCTTTGTCTCCCCCGCCACATGACCGACGAACTCGACGTAGTTCATCCCAAGTTCGCCAACTGCACTGCGCAAATCGACCTCGAGCGGCCCAGCCCCTGCAATCTTAAGAGGCAATTCCGGAACCGAGCGGGCAGCTGCAAGAAGCGTGGCCAGACCTTTTTCAGAACTCAACCTGCCAAGGTACAGCCCATACCGCTGCTTAGTTGCCGGGCCTTCGGCGAAATCACTCACAAAATTACCACAGACCCGTATCTTCTCCCCTGGTATTCCAGTCGACACGAGTTTCTCCGCAGCAAATGCGTTGAGCGCGATGTACCGATCGATGCAAGAGTGAAAGGTTCCGCTTCGCCACCCCCATGCAATCGCCGCTGCATAGAGCGAACTCGTCGCTTTACTCCCATGCATGCAGCGGTTCCTGACTGCCTCCCAATAACTCTTTTCCTGACACGCCTCGCAAATCTTGCCATTCACGTAGAACAGGCCGTTCGGACAGAGAAAACGGTAGTTGTGGATGGTCTGTACTACTGGGATAGAATAGCGTTTGAGAACGACGTAGACCGATGGTGAAAGCATCGGAAACACATTGTGAACATGTGCAAGATCCGGCTTATGGTCGGAAACGTGGTGTTCCAGTCGTTTAGCAATCTGGAAGTTGTATGGAATCTGTAAGAATGCTGATGTCTTCTTGAAAAGCGTCATTTCATCAAGCGTATTACTGTCCGCCACGAACTGAACGACCGCATGGCCATGGCTCTCTAGCAGACGCTTCTCCGCTTCCACGACACCGCATTCTCCTCCACGCGTCCGGTAAAAGTTGTGAACCTGAAGGATCTTCATGTGAGTGCCAATCGTCCAGCGATATACACTGCGGTCTTATGATCGCATCCACATAACAACCCGAATACTGTTGCTATGACGGCACCCTTACGTCGCCATGCGGGCTGGCGCTACGGATGACGACGCGCATGCGCTGAGCCATCAAAGCGTCCATCGCAACGTGGTGTCTGCAAACAGTTTGCGATTCCTTCGGCAAACCGCTACACCATATCTTCAAGCGTGTATCGTTCTGCGGATACGCGGCATCCTCCTCGCAGGCGGGCTCACTCTTCTTCATTGCTCAGCAGCTCCACAACACCGGCGCTGTCGGGTCCCATCTCATTTGTGTCACGATACCATTCACACCGTCACAGAGATAGGCAATCTCTGGACCGTTCCCCCTGCTATTGACTGTGCCCATCAGCACTCCGCAGACAAATGAATCAAGAATGCTCAGCCAACTGATTCTGAATTGAGCATCACCTGTGCAATAGAAACATACGCTATTTTTTCGCGACAGAAGCGAGCCCTCACCCAGTGCACCAAAGAGTGAGACTGACACCATGACTGCACCCTCTTCTGCTCTGACCCATTACAAACATCAGTAGGGGGGATCCGGCATCTCACGTCCAACTGCCTCAGCCGATTGCGAACAGTGGTATTAGGCACGTCCTCTTGTGAGCTCTTCCGCATAGAAGCAGTCATATTGGTCGTGGATCGCAAGCTCCATTCACGGTTCATGTTCTAGACA encodes the following:
- a CDS encoding teichoic acid biosynthesis protein, giving the protein MLDCFIDAILWEEAIDTLLQWSRERQSRYVSICNVHSVVTAKQNPAFRRVINEGDMATPDGMPLVWVLRSIGFQWQERINGPDLMWRLCGQAAEKGLSIFLYGSTSETLERLTNTLRIAFPQLTIAGVHSPPFRLLSDEEEQEMTDRLNSSGAHIVFVGLGCPKQEFWMAAHRGKVRAVMIGVGAAFDYHAGTVKRAPLWMQQSGLEWLFRLVCEPKRLWKRYLVTNSLFLTYLGFELFGAKRNASSKC